A single Drosophila miranda strain MSH22 chromosome XR, D.miranda_PacBio2.1, whole genome shotgun sequence DNA region contains:
- the LOC108152878 gene encoding LOW QUALITY PROTEIN: uncharacterized protein LOC108152878 (The sequence of the model RefSeq protein was modified relative to this genomic sequence to represent the inferred CDS: substituted 1 base at 1 genomic stop codon) — MPETETTSSSSPKNQHEDHFPKPQPQQQQQQQNFSFSSSYPYAPGRTSNSNSNSNSNSNNSYNVQRYQSPYNFQHVVTNAFSVLQPHPSEDLALNPRPQQAIVRPTRRQEVPLEPEPSVDHVDPPRSFFSRSNQEVRSFADELSHKLRFLAPEENYGGGISGIGGIGGITGAWMAARHSGDMSQRPRFETTVPTGIFLPPPHEVQMLPASMLRRHVYAYSSYPMILQSYYSKDPLKSPNPGEKEPKAVTATRLNGFRATAAVAAATAAVAAPSTDQTQSLAGGLHITKAQFQQQLQQRRGTSDKRFSFNXWNTNTNLFSRLLRRPVVPPPEPYKNVMYDRRVIKGSNFGNASMVTDVDPFDKAAEIKRRNMLRKRSIQCRNQRNVLGTPPPVKGRKHETIQTEKYLEKLGQRPPEFTVDTQTDLFLEKPPTPPFIAAKVGVDVGTEIGEGELFHFDAEAQPIIDVLVDACIEQSMLEVAHEMELDSLRRKQEEFLAQREVELAELRRLEAEEMRLRAEKERRLRQDTIAKELDAEMQKSVTAAKLLQGHIASLVPEVLENIEPASDAVKKEQLMKSICPWLSAEVAEEVGHIVDSREILTAIIQEIIKQRAEVYAGYREDLSEATTRTTDVCEEEGCMIDEMEACPCETGTEEECPTPPPEPPHL; from the exons atgccagagacagagacgaccagcagcagcagccccaagAATCAGCACGAAGATCACTTTCCcaagccacagccacagcagcagcagcagcagcagaacttTTCCTTCTCCAGCAGCTATCCCTATGCACCAGGACGCACCTCCAACTCCAattccaactccaactccaactcgaACAATTCCTACAACGTGCAACGCTATCAGAGTCCCTACAATTTCCAGCACGTGGTGACGAACGCCTTCTCCGTGCTGCAGCCTCATCCCTCGGAGGATCTTGCTCTCAATCCGCGACCACAGCAGGCCATAGTGCGTCCCACACGGCGACAGGAGGTGCCGCTCGAACCGGAACCATCCGTGGACCATGTAGATCCCCCTCGATCCTTCTTCTCGAGGAGCAACCAGGAGGTGCGCAGCTTTGCGGATGAGTTGAGCCACAAGCTGCGTTTCCTGGCGCCGGAGGAGAACTACGGTGGCGGCATCAGCGGCATCGGCGGCATCGGCGGCATCACCGGCGCCTGGATGGCCGCCCGTCACTCCGGCGACATGTCACAGCGTCCGCGCTTCGAGACGACTGTGCCCACCGGCATCTTTCTGCCGCCGCCCCACGAAGTGCAGATGCTCCCAGCCTCAATGCTGCGGCGCCATGTGTATGCCTACTCCTCGTATCCCATGATCCTGCAGAGCTACTACTCGAAGGACCCTCTCAAATCGCCCAATCCCGGGGAAAAGGAGCCCAAGGCGGTGACTGCCACACGATTGAATGGGTTTCGTGCCACCGCTGCCGTTGCAGCAGCCActgcggcagtggca GCCCCCTCCACCGATCAAACGCAATCCCTGGCCGGTGGTCTTCACATAACGAAGGCCCAGTTCCAGCAGCAACTGCAGCAGCGTCGCGGCACCAGCGACAAGAG GTTCTCCTTTAATTGATGGAATACGAATACTAACCTTTTCTCTCGCCTCCTCCGCAGACCCGTTGTGCCGCCGCCAGAGCCCTACAAGAACGTCATGTACGACCGTCGTGTCATAAAAGGCAGCAACTTTGGCAACGCCTCCATGGTG ACGGATGTGGATCCCTTCGACAAGGCCGCGGAAATTAAGCGACGCAATATGCTACGAAAGCGTTCGATCCAATGCAGGAACCAGAGGAATGTGCTGGGCACACCACCGCCGGTGAAGGGCCGCAAACACGAGACTATTCAGACAGAGAAGTATTTGGAGAAACTGGGACAACGTCCACCCGAATTCACGGTGGACACGCAAACGGATCTGTTTTTGGAGAAGCCGCCAACACCGCCATTCATCGCCGCGAAGGTGGGCGTCGATGTGGGCACCGAAATCGGCGAGGGCGAGCTCTTCCACTTCGATGCCGAGGCACAGCCCATCATTGATGTCCTGGTGGATGCCTGCATCGAGCAGAGCATGCTGGAGGTCGCACACGAGATGGAATTGGACAGTTTGCGCCGCAAGCAGGAGGA ATTCCTCGCCCAACGCGAGGTGGAGCTTGCCGAACTGCGGCGCCTGGAGGCTGAGGAGATGCGTCTGCGTGCGGAGAAGGAGCGCCGCCTGCGGCAGGATACCATTGCTAAGGAACTCGACGCCGAGATGCAGAAGAGCGTGACGGCAGCCAAGCTCTTGCAGGGCCACATTGCCAGTCTGGTTCCCGAGGTCCTGGAGAACATCGAGCCGGCCAGCGATGCCGTAAAGAAGGAGCAGCTCATGAAGAGCATCTGTCCCTGGCTCTCGGCGGAGGTGGCCGAGGAGGTGGGCCACATTGTGGACTCACGCGAGATCCTCACGGCCATCATACAGGAGATCATCAAGCAGCGGGCGGAGGTGTATGCCGGCTATCGCGAAGACTTGTCCGAGGCCACCACACGCACGACGGATGTTTGCGAGGAAGAGGGTTGCATGATCGACGAGATGGAGGCGTGTCCGTGCGAGACCGGAACCGAGGAAGAGTGTCCCACACCGCCGCCGGAGCCTCCGCATTTGTGA